Proteins from one Prevotella sp. E2-28 genomic window:
- a CDS encoding DUF4380 domain-containing protein — protein sequence MKQVLLTALFVCTAFTASAQDSSDQLFTLKNGDVSMTINADKGGKILSLKYQNKEVLSQSRWPESFGSTFWTSPQKEWNWPPVPEFDKQAYTVKQKSESRLTITSPVSGRLNLSVGKDFQIDTKDGAFIITYSIKNEGNEPRRVAPWEISRVSNADGQIFFEVVDSIWPAGLMSFETEQGASWYKTDEATQNRKVNADGRGWLAYAANDLLLVKRFQDLKNNEPAPGEAEVQVYVNRGKTYIELESQGAYTLLQPGEQLQWTVRWYLLPADTTNRKDLLKKISALPAIGQE from the coding sequence ATGAAACAAGTTCTATTAACAGCTCTATTCGTATGCACAGCCTTTACAGCCTCGGCTCAGGATAGTAGCGACCAGTTGTTTACACTGAAAAATGGAGATGTAAGCATGACCATTAACGCTGATAAAGGCGGAAAGATTCTATCACTGAAGTATCAAAACAAAGAAGTGCTGTCGCAGTCGCGTTGGCCAGAATCCTTTGGCAGCACATTCTGGACCTCACCTCAAAAGGAATGGAACTGGCCCCCTGTACCTGAGTTCGACAAGCAGGCCTATACCGTGAAGCAGAAAAGCGAAAGCCGACTAACCATCACAAGTCCTGTTTCTGGACGTCTAAACCTTAGTGTAGGAAAGGACTTCCAGATAGACACCAAGGATGGTGCTTTTATCATTACCTACTCTATTAAGAATGAAGGTAATGAGCCGCGTCGTGTTGCCCCATGGGAGATTAGTCGTGTGTCTAATGCAGACGGACAGATATTCTTTGAAGTCGTAGATAGTATCTGGCCTGCAGGACTCATGTCTTTCGAAACTGAGCAAGGTGCTTCATGGTATAAGACCGACGAAGCTACACAGAATCGCAAGGTTAATGCAGATGGTCGTGGTTGGCTGGCCTATGCCGCCAATGACCTGCTGTTGGTGAAGCGCTTCCAGGATCTGAAAAACAATGAACCTGCACCTGGCGAAGCCGAAGTGCAGGTCTATGTCAATCGTGGAAAAACATATATAGAATTGGAAAGTCAGGGAGCCTATACCCTTCTGCAGCCAGGCGAGCAGCTTCAATGGACCGTACGCTGGTATCTGCTACCTGCTGATACCACTAACAGAAAAGATCTGCTCAAGAAGATTAGCGCGCTTCCAGCCATAGGCCAAGAGTAG
- a CDS encoding alpha/beta hydrolase, which translates to MMKKVFSMVTLSLLLAMGVQAQRPQFNEQTSEATARKFTLNLTEDGKAQMVCFLPKSPCGKAIVGIPGGGYSMLSNTHEGTLAHGWLNEKGIAYFVVNYRLPDGDRTIPISDVEKGFRIVRDSATVWGIDPQKVGIMGFSAGGHLSSVISTHSAPEVRPNFTILFYPVISMDESVSHKWSCVNFLGKEGQKDEALVRDFSTQNAVKKGETPPAIIIMSSDDALVPPLTNGLEYYKAMKSAGNECAMLIYPNGGHGYGFGPWFKYHDVMLATLGLWLEAR; encoded by the coding sequence ATGATGAAAAAGGTGTTTTCAATGGTGACATTGTCACTGCTGCTTGCAATGGGTGTGCAGGCGCAAAGACCGCAGTTTAACGAGCAGACATCGGAAGCTACGGCACGTAAGTTTACCCTGAACCTGACGGAAGACGGGAAGGCACAGATGGTGTGCTTCCTGCCAAAGTCACCCTGCGGGAAGGCTATCGTTGGCATTCCTGGCGGAGGCTATTCTATGTTGTCGAATACGCATGAGGGTACGCTGGCTCATGGTTGGCTGAACGAGAAGGGTATTGCTTATTTCGTGGTAAACTACCGATTGCCTGATGGTGACCGTACCATACCTATCAGTGATGTAGAGAAGGGCTTCCGCATCGTACGCGACTCAGCTACTGTATGGGGTATCGATCCACAGAAGGTGGGTATTATGGGTTTCTCGGCAGGTGGTCATCTGTCGTCAGTTATCTCTACGCACTCAGCTCCTGAGGTACGTCCTAACTTTACAATACTGTTCTATCCTGTAATCTCAATGGACGAGAGTGTGTCACATAAGTGGTCGTGCGTAAACTTCCTAGGTAAGGAAGGACAGAAGGATGAGGCTTTGGTGCGTGATTTTTCTACACAGAATGCCGTGAAAAAAGGTGAGACACCTCCTGCCATCATTATTATGTCGAGTGATGACGCTTTGGTGCCTCCCCTTACGAATGGTCTGGAATACTATAAAGCCATGAAGAGCGCGGGTAACGAATGTGCCATGCTAATCTATCCGAATGGCGGTCACGGCTATGGCTTCGGTCCTTGGTTTAAGTATCACGATGTGATGCTGGCTACTCTTGGCCTATGGCTGGAAGCGCGCTAA
- the pflA gene encoding pyruvate formate-lyase-activating protein, translating into MSSTGYIHSTESFGSVDGPGIRFLIFMQGCRMRCRYCHNPDTWKLGSDACGTTATVDELLNKAERYRSYWGPDGGITVSGGEALLQIDFLIELFEEAHRRGINTCLDTAAQPFTREEPFFGKFERLMQSTDLMLLDIKHIDSEKHRWLTGHGNEHILDCARYLSDIAKPVWIRHVLVPGITTDDEQLKCLRQFIDTLQNVKRVEVLSYHTLGTFKWQKLGIPYTLTEVPAPTAEQVKHAQTILVP; encoded by the coding sequence ATGAGTAGTACAGGCTATATACACTCTACCGAATCCTTTGGCTCTGTTGATGGGCCAGGGATTCGGTTTCTGATTTTCATGCAGGGTTGCCGTATGCGTTGTCGCTACTGTCACAATCCTGACACATGGAAATTGGGCTCGGATGCCTGCGGCACAACAGCTACCGTTGATGAGCTGCTGAACAAGGCCGAGCGCTACCGCAGCTACTGGGGTCCCGATGGCGGTATTACTGTGAGCGGTGGCGAAGCGCTGTTGCAGATTGATTTCCTGATAGAACTGTTTGAGGAGGCCCATCGACGTGGCATCAACACCTGTCTGGATACCGCTGCCCAGCCTTTTACTCGCGAGGAGCCTTTCTTTGGTAAGTTCGAGCGCCTGATGCAGAGTACCGACCTGATGCTGCTCGACATCAAGCATATCGACAGCGAGAAGCATCGCTGGCTCACAGGTCACGGCAACGAGCACATTCTGGATTGCGCCCGCTATCTGTCGGATATCGCCAAGCCCGTGTGGATTCGCCACGTACTGGTGCCTGGCATCACTACTGATGATGAGCAGTTGAAATGTTTGCGTCAGTTCATTGATACGCTACAAAATGTTAAGCGAGTTGAAGTGCTGTCGTATCATACTTTGGGCACATTTAAATGGCAGAAACTTGGTATTCCATATACACTTACCGAAGTTCCTGCCCCTACTGCTGAACAAGTAAAACATGCCCAGACGATTCTTGTGCCGTAG
- the xyl3A gene encoding xylan 1,4-beta-xylosidase, with product MKKKLLGLLLIVPLAMSAQTTVLPYQDPKLTAEQRADDLLKRLSLEEKAKLMMDTSPAINRLNIPQFQWWNEALHGVGRNGYATVFPITMAMAASWDDALLHRVFTAVSDEARVKARQAKASGRIRRYQSLSFWTPNINIFRDPRWGRGQETYGEDPFLTSKMGLAVVRGLQGMTYDGKWIGNYKKLLACAKHFAVHSGPEWNRHTFNIENLPERDLWETYLPAFKALVQEGEVAEVMCAYQRIDGQPCCSQTRYEQQILRDEWGFKGLITSDCGAIRDFLPRWHNTAKDSPEASAQAVLAGTDVECGSEYKNLPEAVRRGDIKEADLDRSLRRLLTARFEVGDFDDDEMVEWTKIPSSSVASKEHKQLALDMARKSIVLLKNNGILPLNRTPEDAGTPGILVMGPNANDSVMQWGNYAGYPTKTITALEGIRQQLGNVPYITGCDLTRNESVESRFAEIKAPLGNQGMQATYYNNTEMSGNPVATVTLTEPVKLSNGGNTVFAPGVNLENFSARLDGTFIPTRNETLVFNISGDDKIRLLVNGDTIVDIWKARQRIQNGQKELTVKAGQHYRIQIDYVQESGYGALNFDIQHKSTPTPQQLLAQVGHAETVIFVGGISPRLEGEEMRVSEPGFRGGDRTSIELPQAQRDVLRWLHEAGKKVVFVNCSGGAVAMVPELATCDAILQWWYAGEQGGAALADVLTGRYNPSGKLPVTFYKSTDDLPDFLDYTMKNRTYRYFTGTPLFPFGHGLSYTTFAYSKPTAKVNGNSVTVSIKVKNTGKRNGTETVQFYFRRTADTDGPLKTLCGYQQVELKAGEERTVTINLSSKDLETWDAKSNTMHFVHGQYQFMIGSSSADADLLKINAKL from the coding sequence ATGAAGAAAAAACTCCTTGGCCTACTCCTCATCGTGCCGCTGGCAATGTCGGCACAGACCACGGTATTACCATACCAAGACCCAAAGCTCACAGCAGAGCAACGGGCCGACGACCTGCTGAAACGACTCTCATTAGAAGAGAAAGCAAAGCTGATGATGGACACATCGCCCGCCATCAACCGTCTGAACATACCGCAGTTCCAGTGGTGGAACGAAGCCCTGCATGGCGTAGGGCGAAATGGCTACGCCACCGTTTTCCCCATCACAATGGCAATGGCAGCCTCATGGGATGATGCCCTCTTGCACCGCGTCTTTACCGCCGTCAGCGATGAAGCCCGCGTCAAAGCCCGCCAAGCCAAGGCGTCTGGGCGTATCCGCCGCTACCAGAGCCTGTCGTTCTGGACGCCAAACATCAACATCTTCCGCGACCCCCGCTGGGGACGTGGACAGGAGACCTACGGCGAAGATCCGTTCCTCACGTCGAAGATGGGACTGGCTGTGGTGCGTGGTCTGCAGGGCATGACCTACGATGGTAAGTGGATAGGTAATTACAAGAAGCTGCTGGCTTGCGCCAAGCATTTTGCCGTGCATAGCGGTCCGGAGTGGAACCGCCATACCTTTAACATTGAAAATCTGCCCGAACGCGATCTCTGGGAGACTTATCTCCCCGCCTTCAAAGCATTGGTTCAGGAGGGCGAGGTGGCCGAAGTGATGTGTGCCTACCAACGCATTGACGGACAGCCCTGCTGCAGTCAGACCCGCTACGAGCAGCAGATCCTGCGTGACGAATGGGGCTTCAAGGGCCTCATCACCAGCGACTGCGGCGCCATCCGCGATTTCCTGCCCCGCTGGCACAACACGGCAAAGGATAGCCCGGAGGCATCTGCCCAAGCAGTGCTGGCAGGCACCGACGTGGAATGTGGCTCGGAATACAAGAACCTGCCAGAAGCCGTACGCCGTGGCGATATCAAGGAGGCCGACCTGGACCGTTCCCTTCGCCGACTGCTCACAGCCCGCTTTGAGGTAGGCGATTTCGATGATGACGAAATGGTAGAGTGGACGAAGATTCCCTCTTCGTCAGTAGCCTCAAAGGAGCACAAGCAGCTTGCACTCGACATGGCACGCAAAAGCATCGTGCTGCTGAAGAATAACGGCATCCTGCCGCTCAACAGGACACCAGAAGACGCTGGCACCCCCGGCATCCTCGTCATGGGTCCCAATGCCAACGACTCCGTGATGCAATGGGGCAACTACGCCGGCTACCCCACAAAAACCATTACAGCCCTTGAAGGCATTCGGCAGCAGTTAGGAAACGTGCCTTATATCACAGGCTGCGACCTGACACGCAACGAGAGCGTGGAGAGTAGGTTTGCAGAAATCAAAGCGCCACTGGGTAATCAGGGTATGCAGGCCACCTATTATAATAATACGGAGATGAGCGGCAACCCCGTAGCCACCGTCACCCTGACCGAGCCCGTCAAACTGAGCAATGGCGGCAACACCGTCTTTGCGCCAGGGGTGAACCTTGAGAATTTCTCTGCCCGCCTCGACGGCACCTTTATACCCACCCGCAACGAGACGCTCGTTTTTAATATCAGCGGCGATGACAAAATCCGACTGCTGGTCAACGGTGACACCATCGTGGATATCTGGAAGGCACGCCAACGCATTCAGAACGGCCAGAAAGAACTGACCGTAAAGGCCGGTCAGCACTACCGCATCCAAATAGATTATGTCCAGGAATCGGGCTATGGCGCACTGAACTTCGACATACAACACAAATCCACGCCGACACCTCAGCAACTCCTGGCCCAGGTGGGCCATGCAGAAACCGTTATCTTCGTCGGCGGCATTTCGCCCCGGCTGGAGGGAGAAGAGATGCGCGTCAGCGAACCAGGCTTCCGCGGAGGCGACCGCACCAGCATTGAATTGCCACAAGCACAGCGCGACGTGCTTCGCTGGTTGCACGAAGCAGGCAAGAAGGTTGTCTTCGTAAACTGCTCTGGCGGTGCCGTGGCCATGGTACCAGAACTGGCGACCTGCGATGCCATACTGCAATGGTGGTATGCAGGAGAACAGGGCGGCGCCGCCCTGGCCGATGTGCTCACCGGACGCTACAACCCGTCAGGGAAACTCCCCGTGACCTTCTATAAGAGCACCGACGACCTGCCAGACTTCCTCGACTACACCATGAAGAATCGTACCTATCGCTACTTCACCGGCACGCCTCTGTTCCCCTTTGGCCACGGACTGAGCTACACCACGTTTGCCTATTCCAAGCCCACCGCCAAGGTTAACGGCAATTCAGTGACCGTTAGCATCAAGGTGAAGAACACAGGAAAACGGAATGGCACAGAGACAGTACAGTTTTATTTCCGTCGCACTGCCGACACCGATGGCCCGCTGAAGACCCTCTGCGGCTATCAGCAAGTAGAACTGAAGGCTGGCGAGGAGCGTACCGTCACCATCAACTTGTCGAGCAAGGACCTTGAGACATGGGATGCAAAGAGCAACACCATGCACTTTGTACACGGTCAATATCAGTTCATGATCGGTTCATCCAGTGCCGATGCCGACTTATTAAAGATTAACGCAAAACTATAG
- a CDS encoding esterase, with amino-acid sequence MMKKRVFLFTCCAFLALSSFGQQQLGQRPRVKSPVVNADGTVTFNFYDPTAQRVSVSGDFEEIHNKRLDMAKQENGVWTVTTPALNPELYSYSISVDGQRFVDPSNSYVNRDISTLSNIFIVSKSTDDKGHLYAVNNVPHGTLSRVWYDSPTLGQQRRMTIYLPAAYDGKKRFPVMYLLHGHGGDETSWSDLGRASQIMDNLIAEGKCVPMIVVMPNGNPTCNAAPGWWHEGMYTPDGNAFNQRGAKASMEESFMDIVNFVDNHYMTVKKRSGRAVTGLSMGGGHTFGISRLYPETFDYYGLQSAACRMPRGIVPDTPNSNLNQDYDEQMKRLFDSKPKLFWIAIGKEDFLMQMNTDLRKYLDEHQYPYEYYENDGGHIWRNWRIYLTLFAQKIFK; translated from the coding sequence ATGATGAAAAAAAGAGTATTCCTTTTTACCTGCTGCGCTTTTCTTGCGCTAAGCAGTTTCGGTCAACAGCAGTTAGGACAGCGGCCCCGCGTAAAATCGCCTGTGGTCAATGCCGACGGCACAGTAACCTTCAATTTCTACGACCCCACGGCACAGCGTGTCAGCGTGAGCGGCGACTTTGAAGAGATTCACAATAAGCGTCTTGACATGGCGAAGCAGGAGAACGGTGTGTGGACAGTGACCACACCTGCACTTAATCCCGAACTCTATTCCTACAGCATCTCTGTTGACGGTCAGCGATTTGTTGACCCCAGCAACAGCTATGTCAACCGCGACATATCTACCCTAAGCAACATCTTCATCGTCAGCAAAAGCACCGATGACAAGGGACATCTCTATGCTGTAAACAACGTGCCTCACGGCACGCTCTCCCGCGTATGGTATGACAGTCCCACACTGGGTCAGCAGCGACGCATGACCATCTATCTGCCTGCAGCCTATGACGGGAAGAAACGCTTCCCCGTGATGTATCTGCTGCATGGCCACGGTGGTGACGAGACATCATGGAGCGACCTTGGACGTGCCTCGCAGATTATGGACAACCTCATTGCCGAGGGCAAGTGCGTGCCAATGATTGTGGTGATGCCCAATGGCAACCCCACCTGCAATGCCGCCCCTGGCTGGTGGCACGAGGGTATGTACACCCCCGACGGAAACGCTTTCAACCAGCGGGGTGCAAAAGCATCCATGGAAGAAAGTTTTATGGATATCGTCAACTTTGTTGACAACCATTACATGACTGTGAAAAAGCGTTCCGGACGTGCCGTCACCGGTCTCTCAATGGGCGGCGGACATACGTTCGGCATCTCACGCCTTTATCCCGAGACGTTCGACTACTACGGTCTGCAATCGGCTGCATGTAGGATGCCCCGAGGAATTGTGCCTGACACGCCAAACTCAAACCTCAACCAGGACTATGACGAGCAGATGAAGCGTCTCTTTGATTCGAAACCGAAGCTCTTCTGGATTGCTATCGGAAAAGAGGACTTCCTGATGCAGATGAACACCGACCTGCGGAAATACCTGGATGAACATCAATATCCCTACGAGTATTATGAGAACGACGGCGGTCACATCTGGCGCAACTGGCGCATCTATCTCACCCTGTTTGCACAAAAAATATTCAAATAA
- a CDS encoding WG repeat-containing protein yields the protein MKTKSFLFLSLTLLNSVTMVAQTTSVVRTDKIDEKTGFKWTEVKNGELLGAEVNGKVVVPCKYTDISYSSGFFDVYSYKSQLSACYKENGNCIIPESRGYESISSFMYQYDSYISVRQNKNEGACDSEGKEIVSPKLGYEQVSFNKDKPGLCSVKKNGCWGLYNYTLSKEVVPVSLGCTSIHLWSLKNNKVEVEKGKTQGVVDIISEKVIIPFSRGYTNISMSVNSDYYMVKKDGFVGVCDLNGNELISPSRGYTEIVKQGHNGVSYFGITRDNKSGACDMNGKKIVEPKYESLVLSQGQFMCKVTADRWQSIGIRGDGSKISGISEPTTQYSTSSKTSLRTSSSSSSSRSSSSSSYSSSSSSSSGKLLKNGTFTDTGVFRVGAQIARSGQPKLLSFTIYEKKIVDGNGKEFFYQGNIQFDNVDSRVYGSLQSLYYLVSNNGNELKKVETNKVMGIDVSTVYYYTYGDARAQFQGNAYYPNMNGAGSGGTYIAPSNNNTNQGSSTIQYGYKKCNSCSGQKKCSVCHGKGRVMGSYNTGSINCGACGGDGNCNRCNGTGQIYGILR from the coding sequence ATGAAAACGAAATCTTTTTTATTTTTATCGCTGACTTTATTAAACTCAGTAACAATGGTTGCTCAGACAACAAGTGTTGTAAGAACAGATAAGATTGATGAGAAAACAGGATTTAAGTGGACTGAAGTTAAGAATGGAGAATTATTGGGGGCAGAAGTAAATGGAAAAGTCGTGGTTCCATGTAAATATACTGATATTAGCTATAGCTCAGGTTTTTTTGATGTATATAGTTACAAAAGTCAATTATCGGCATGTTATAAGGAAAATGGTAATTGTATCATTCCAGAAAGTCGAGGATATGAAAGCATTAGTAGCTTTATGTATCAATATGATTCGTATATTTCTGTTCGCCAGAATAAAAATGAAGGAGCTTGTGATTCTGAAGGTAAAGAAATAGTTTCGCCTAAACTAGGTTATGAACAAGTTAGCTTTAACAAAGACAAGCCAGGTCTTTGTAGCGTTAAAAAGAATGGTTGTTGGGGACTCTACAATTATACTCTGAGCAAAGAAGTTGTTCCTGTCTCATTAGGTTGTACATCAATACATTTATGGAGTTTAAAAAACAATAAAGTGGAAGTCGAAAAAGGGAAAACACAAGGAGTTGTTGATATCATATCAGAAAAAGTCATTATACCATTTTCACGTGGATATACCAATATTTCTATGTCGGTAAATTCTGATTATTATATGGTTAAAAAAGATGGTTTTGTAGGTGTGTGTGACTTGAATGGTAATGAATTGATTTCACCTTCAAGAGGTTATACGGAAATTGTAAAACAAGGTCATAACGGAGTGTCATATTTTGGCATAACACGAGACAACAAGTCTGGAGCCTGTGACATGAACGGGAAGAAAATCGTAGAGCCCAAATATGAATCTCTTGTGTTATCACAAGGCCAATTTATGTGTAAGGTTACAGCAGATAGATGGCAGTCAATTGGTATCAGAGGAGATGGTAGTAAAATCTCAGGTATTTCAGAACCCACTACACAATACTCGACTTCTTCAAAAACATCCTTAAGAACTTCTTCCTCTTCATCGTCATCCCGATCATCATCGTCAAGTAGCTATTCTTCCTCATCATCTTCTTCATCTGGTAAGTTGTTAAAAAACGGAACTTTTACAGATACTGGTGTGTTTAGGGTTGGTGCGCAAATTGCAAGGTCTGGACAACCAAAACTATTATCATTTACGATATATGAGAAAAAAATAGTAGATGGAAATGGGAAAGAGTTTTTTTACCAGGGAAATATCCAGTTTGACAATGTGGATTCAAGAGTATACGGCTCGCTCCAGTCATTGTACTATTTGGTAAGTAACAATGGCAATGAACTTAAAAAAGTAGAAACCAATAAAGTAATGGGAATTGATGTGTCAACAGTTTATTATTATACATATGGTGACGCTAGAGCACAATTCCAAGGTAATGCATATTATCCAAACATGAATGGAGCGGGTTCTGGGGGCACCTATATTGCTCCTTCGAACAACAATACCAATCAAGGTTCTTCAACAATTCAATATGGATATAAGAAGTGTAATAGTTGTTCTGGACAAAAAAAGTGCTCCGTATGTCACGGTAAAGGAAGGGTTATGGGATCGTATAATACTGGATCTATTAATTGCGGTGCCTGCGGTGGTGATGGGAATTGCAACCGTTGTAATGGAACAGGACAAATATATGGAATACTTAGATAG
- the pflB gene encoding formate C-acetyltransferase, translating into MRKEWRGFKGTKWTEEVNLRDFIQNNYTAYNGDESFLADPTDATNSLWGRLQELQKEERAKGGVLDMETEIVSSMTAYGPAYIDESMKNLEKVVGLQTDKPLKRAFMPFGGIKMAEQACTNYGYQPSEKLHEIFTKYCKTHNDGVFDAYTEEMKHVRHNHILTGLPDTYGRGRIVGDYRRVALYGIDFIIAEKEADKRNCGCGVMSDDIIRQREEISMQIKALKEMKAMAQIYGFDISQPANNAREAVQWLYFGYLAAIKTQNGAAMSVGRVSTFLDIYIQRDMEEGTLTESEAQELIDHLVMKFRMVKFARIPSYNELFSGDPVWATLEVGGMGMDGRHMVTKNDYRFLHTLENMGPSPEPNLTVLYSPRLTENFKKYAAMISVKTSSIQYENDEVMRPVWGDDYSICCCVSATQTGKEMQFFGARANLAKCFLYACNGGVDAKTREQVAPGFRPIKDEYLTWEELAPRFDQAMDWLAGVYVNTLNLIHYMHDKYFYEAAEMALIDTNVRRTFATGIAGFSHVVDSISAVKYAKVKMIRDEEGFNVDYVAEGDFPRYGNDDDRADEIAVWLLKTFVKKIRKHATYRNATPTCSILTITSNVVYGKYTGNLPDGRRAGTPLSPGANPSYGAEKNGLLASLNSVAKLPYEYALDGISNTQTISPNTLGQNDEERANTLVRVMDGYFSRGAHHLNVNVFGVDKLRDAMEHPEKPEYANFTIRVSGYAVKFIDLTREQQEDVIARQSHESL; encoded by the coding sequence ATGCGTAAAGAATGGCGTGGTTTTAAAGGAACCAAGTGGACAGAAGAAGTTAATCTTAGAGATTTTATTCAGAACAATTACACTGCTTATAACGGTGATGAATCATTTTTAGCAGACCCTACAGATGCAACAAATAGCTTGTGGGGAAGATTGCAGGAACTGCAGAAAGAGGAGCGTGCCAAGGGAGGCGTGCTCGATATGGAGACGGAGATTGTTTCAAGTATGACAGCTTATGGACCTGCTTACATCGATGAAAGCATGAAGAATCTGGAGAAGGTTGTTGGTCTGCAGACCGACAAACCTCTGAAGCGTGCTTTCATGCCTTTTGGTGGTATCAAGATGGCCGAGCAGGCGTGCACAAACTATGGCTACCAGCCATCAGAGAAGTTGCACGAGATTTTCACTAAGTATTGCAAAACCCACAACGACGGCGTATTTGATGCTTACACTGAGGAGATGAAGCACGTACGTCATAACCACATTCTGACCGGTCTGCCCGATACTTATGGCCGTGGCCGTATCGTAGGCGACTATCGTCGTGTGGCTCTTTACGGTATCGATTTCATCATTGCCGAGAAGGAGGCCGACAAGCGCAACTGCGGTTGTGGTGTAATGAGCGACGATATCATCCGTCAGCGTGAGGAGATCTCAATGCAGATTAAGGCCCTGAAGGAGATGAAGGCTATGGCTCAGATTTACGGCTTCGACATCTCTCAGCCTGCTAACAACGCTCGCGAGGCTGTACAGTGGCTGTACTTCGGCTACCTGGCTGCCATCAAAACTCAGAATGGTGCTGCCATGTCGGTAGGTCGTGTATCTACATTCCTGGATATCTACATCCAACGTGATATGGAAGAGGGAACCCTGACTGAGAGCGAGGCTCAGGAGCTTATCGACCACCTGGTAATGAAGTTCCGCATGGTTAAGTTTGCTCGTATCCCATCATACAACGAGCTGTTCTCGGGCGACCCCGTTTGGGCTACTCTCGAGGTAGGTGGTATGGGTATGGACGGACGCCACATGGTGACCAAGAACGACTACCGTTTCCTGCACACCCTGGAGAACATGGGACCTTCACCCGAGCCAAACCTCACCGTACTTTACTCACCTCGCTTGACTGAGAACTTCAAGAAGTACGCTGCTATGATTTCGGTTAAGACCAGCTCGATCCAGTACGAGAACGATGAGGTTATGCGTCCTGTATGGGGCGACGATTATAGCATTTGCTGCTGTGTAAGTGCTACACAGACTGGTAAGGAGATGCAGTTCTTCGGAGCACGCGCTAACCTGGCTAAGTGTTTCCTGTATGCATGTAACGGCGGTGTCGACGCCAAGACCCGCGAGCAGGTTGCTCCTGGTTTCCGCCCCATCAAGGACGAGTACCTGACATGGGAGGAGCTGGCTCCACGCTTCGACCAGGCAATGGACTGGCTGGCTGGTGTATATGTAAACACCCTGAACCTGATTCACTACATGCACGATAAGTATTTCTATGAGGCTGCCGAGATGGCCCTGATTGATACCAATGTACGTCGTACATTCGCTACCGGTATCGCAGGTTTCTCTCACGTAGTCGACTCTATCTCAGCTGTTAAGTATGCAAAGGTAAAGATGATTCGCGACGAAGAGGGATTCAACGTTGACTATGTAGCCGAGGGCGACTTCCCACGCTACGGTAACGACGACGACCGCGCCGACGAGATTGCTGTATGGTTGCTGAAGACCTTCGTTAAGAAGATTCGTAAGCACGCTACCTATCGCAACGCTACCCCCACCTGCTCTATCCTCACCATCACCTCTAACGTGGTTTATGGTAAGTACACAGGTAACCTGCCCGATGGCCGTCGTGCTGGTACTCCTCTGTCGCCAGGTGCCAACCCAAGCTATGGTGCCGAGAAGAACGGATTGCTGGCATCTCTGAACTCAGTAGCTAAGCTGCCTTATGAGTATGCCCTTGACGGTATCTCTAACACTCAGACCATCAGCCCTAACACCCTGGGCCAGAATGACGAGGAGCGTGCTAACACGCTGGTTCGTGTAATGGATGGTTACTTTAGCCGTGGTGCACATCACCTGAACGTAAACGTGTTTGGTGTAGATAAGCTGCGCGATGCTATGGAGCATCCAGAGAAGCCTGAGTACGCTAACTTCACCATCCGTGTATCTGGTTACGCTGTGAAGTTCATCGACCTGACTCGCGAGCAGCAGGAGGATGTAATTGCACGTCAATCTCACGAGAGTCTGTAA